One region of Asterias rubens chromosome 5, eAstRub1.3, whole genome shotgun sequence genomic DNA includes:
- the LOC117290118 gene encoding uncharacterized protein LOC117290118, which yields MSSLCDDDQSTYCTFGSEAEVCMHDESREPCMYYRRYPSGDIYRYCVCGSVGSRLPRLERSCSNRDTDSTTVRMSTDMPSTQPPTVATTMYTREPLASPRVATAPPGGEPLASATIAAIVLGTVLGVLLIAVALGLLCLFRMNRLKCGAGTGVTTTDAGIEMAQNGNGSVRGQGSVVSTNAYEDTSTRRDGTSEHAYKSLHLDHEQSHYYSRIPEKSGTPGVRTTQEEVTPSAPPIEGHDQNTEAQEGHEYFVLEREPSKRSSETENSNHDYFVLEKDQGEGGEDGDTPGKEVDSAIVSKPAATHEGYDRIKLSPQHNTAENTYSHLKPNPVKEVEYDHLARPGHT from the exons ATGCATGACGAGAGTAGGGAGCCATGCATGTATTACCGACGGTACCCCTCTGGTGACATCTACAGATATTGCGTATGCGGTTCGGTTGGAAGTAGGCTTCCAAGACTGGAAAGGAG CTGTAGTAACCGAGATACGGACAGTACGACGGTACGAATGTCGACAGATATGCCGTCGACTCAGCCGCCCACTGTTGCGACAACAATGTACACTAGGGAGCCGCTCGCCTCTCCCCGTGTAGCGACAGCACCGCCGGGCGGGGAGCCTCTCGCCTCGGCCACTATAGCAGCCATCGTTCTGGGAACTGTTCTGGGGGTTCTTCTGATTGCAGTCGCTCTTGGATTACTCTGTCTATTCAGAATGAATAGATTAAAGTGTGGAGCGGGAACAGG CGTGACCACTACTGATGCAGGTATCGAAATGGCACAAAATG GCAATGGAAGCGTTCGAGGTCAAGGGTCAGTTGTTTCCACAAACGCCTATGAAGATACATCGACAAGAAGGGACGGCACATCTGAGCATGCGTACAAATCCTTACATCTGGATCACGAACAGAGTCATTACTACTCCCGGATCCCAGAGAAGAGTGGCACCCCCGGTGTTCGAACTACCCAAGAGGAGGTCACACCCTCAGCCCCGCCCATAGAAGGTCATGACCAAAATACGGAGGCTCAAGAAGGACATGAATATTTTGTCCTTGAGCGTGAGCCATCGAAACGATCATCAGAGACAGAAAACTCAAACCACGATTATTTTGTTCTAGAGAAAGACCAGGGGGAGGGTGGGGAAGATGGAGATACTCCTGGGAAGGAGGTTGACAGTGCCATTGTATCGAAACCGGCTGCCACACATGAAGGTTACGATCGCATAAAACTTTCACCACAACATAATACTGCTGAGAACACTTACAGTCATTTAAAACCTAACCCTGTGAAAGAGGTCGAGTATGACCATCTTGCTAGACCTGGACACACATGA